From the Halomonas meridiana genome, one window contains:
- a CDS encoding phage tail protein I, with amino-acid sequence MSNHLLPANATALEKSAAEATARVSDVPTPLRDLWNPDNCPTELLPWLAWSLGVAAWKPYWSERIKRERIRQAVEIHRRRGTAQSVRRVVESFGAGVAIREWWQTEPKGTPHTFELVLTVRADNNAAELQDDIIQEVHRVKPVRSHFTLIAGIAAEGGIGTYAAARPILYRRLQTEE; translated from the coding sequence ATGAGTAACCACCTGCTACCCGCCAACGCCACCGCGTTAGAAAAGAGCGCCGCAGAAGCCACCGCTCGCGTGTCAGACGTCCCCACGCCGCTGCGCGACCTATGGAACCCGGATAACTGCCCCACCGAGCTACTCCCCTGGCTCGCGTGGTCGCTCGGCGTCGCCGCATGGAAGCCCTACTGGTCCGAGCGCATCAAGCGCGAACGCATCCGCCAAGCCGTCGAGATCCACCGCCGCCGGGGCACCGCGCAATCGGTGCGCCGCGTAGTCGAGAGTTTCGGCGCGGGCGTGGCAATCCGCGAATGGTGGCAAACCGAGCCCAAAGGCACACCGCACACGTTTGAACTGGTGCTCACCGTGCGCGCCGACAACAACGCCGCCGAACTACAAGACGACATCATCCAAGAAGTTCACCGCGTCAAACCCGTGCGCAGCCACTTCACCCTAATCGCAGGCATCGCCGCCGAAGGGGGCATCGGCACGTATGCCGCCGCCCGCCCCATCCTTTATCGACGCTTACAGACCGAGGAATAA
- a CDS encoding baseplate J/gp47 family protein, translated as MSTAIDLSQLPVPNVVETIDYEEILAELLADLVGRYPEFDVPAESDPIYKVLEVAAYREMLVRQRVNQAARAVMLAYSEDEDLDNLGALFNVKRLQTYAGDPAAIPPVPPEYETNPDFRRRILLSLEGLSTAGPEGAYIFHALSASGSVLDASATSPAPGDVVVTVLGREGDGTAPPELLDAVEQAVSAETVRPLTDHVTVQGAEIVPYTIAATLYFQPGPDSQVVLAEAQAEAQRYADRQHRLGMDITLSGVYAALHRAGVQRVELASPSATINVNRQQAAYCTAIALTDGGVHE; from the coding sequence ATGAGCACTGCGATTGATCTTTCACAACTGCCCGTGCCTAACGTGGTCGAAACCATCGACTACGAAGAGATTCTGGCAGAGCTGCTCGCTGACCTGGTCGGCCGTTACCCTGAATTTGACGTACCCGCCGAGTCCGACCCCATCTACAAAGTGCTGGAAGTCGCCGCCTATCGGGAAATGTTGGTTCGCCAGCGGGTCAACCAAGCCGCCCGCGCCGTCATGCTGGCCTACTCCGAAGACGAAGACCTCGACAACCTCGGCGCGCTCTTCAACGTCAAACGGCTGCAAACCTACGCAGGCGACCCCGCAGCTATTCCTCCGGTACCACCGGAGTACGAAACCAACCCCGACTTCCGCCGGCGGATTCTGCTTTCTCTCGAAGGGCTATCAACCGCAGGGCCAGAAGGCGCCTACATATTCCATGCCCTCTCCGCCAGCGGCAGCGTATTAGACGCCAGTGCCACCAGCCCCGCCCCCGGTGATGTCGTCGTCACCGTGCTAGGCCGTGAGGGCGACGGCACCGCACCGCCCGAGCTGCTCGATGCTGTGGAGCAAGCCGTCAGCGCCGAAACGGTGCGCCCGCTGACGGATCACGTCACGGTGCAAGGGGCCGAGATCGTGCCCTACACCATCGCCGCCACGCTCTACTTTCAGCCGGGGCCAGATAGCCAAGTCGTCCTCGCCGAAGCACAAGCGGAAGCTCAACGCTACGCGGATCGCCAACACCGGCTAGGCATGGACATCACCCTGTCAGGCGTTTACGCCGCCCTGCACCGCGCAGGCGTCCAGCGTGTCGAGCTGGCAAGCCCTTCGGCCACGATCAACGTCAACCGACAGCAAGCCGCCTACTGCACCGCTATCGCGCTCACCGATGGGGGCGTACATGAGTAA
- a CDS encoding phage tail protein has product MMMTYGLFVFGLSTAAYQELQRQTNWRHASTSRINARPVHQFLGPGDDTINLTGTLLPMFTGGQQNLDMLRALADEGRAWPLIEGTGTYYGMYTIESLTERKSEFFRDGAAKQIEFDIKLTRIDEGRTELLGILESSALRAITGALA; this is encoded by the coding sequence ATGATGATGACTTACGGATTATTCGTCTTCGGCCTCAGCACCGCCGCTTACCAAGAGCTACAGCGGCAAACCAACTGGCGGCACGCCAGCACCTCGCGCATCAACGCTCGCCCGGTGCACCAGTTCCTTGGCCCCGGTGACGACACCATCAACCTCACCGGCACCCTGCTGCCCATGTTCACCGGCGGCCAACAGAATCTCGATATGCTCCGCGCCCTGGCCGATGAAGGCCGGGCATGGCCGCTGATCGAAGGCACCGGCACCTACTACGGCATGTACACCATCGAAAGCCTCACCGAGCGAAAAAGCGAGTTCTTTAGAGACGGCGCCGCCAAGCAAATCGAGTTCGATATCAAACTCACACGGATTGATGAAGGCCGAACCGAACTGCTCGGCATCCTGGAAAGCAGCGCCCTACGCGCTATTACCGGAGCACTGGCATGA
- a CDS encoding tail fiber protein: MALNITITDAGRAEIINANNTGTAPVTLTHIGFTAAAFTPNAGLTALPSEIKRVSSIAGEIVAPDTISVTAKDEGQDTYTIRGFGIFTGSGTLFAVYGQADPIIEKSSGSTMLLTIDVVLADIDAASLEFGDISFSNPPASLTTPGVVTLSNATDSTAQHQAATPRAVKSANDNANTRLAKSQNLADLTSAATARVNLGLGASATLGNTALRTSTSTTLLLQAAAMNDHRTSGDHDNRYPQRGNNLSDLPSPSQARSNLGLGASATMGTTASRTSSSTATVLQAKAMNDHRQSDDHDGRYPLLTNTGSAAARDVQENATDNTSNRLMEVGAFGIGSGVAPYKNNLNDLFVTGIYRFDTSTLGAPPQLALGIVFVLGAYNATQIAVPRATTNSVLLTRSFASNEWGEWVELYHSGNLSPVEVSRQISTGDGLKGGGNLESNRTISVDSSVLRKSDIQTEPTDNTAGKIMAVGAFGIGVSKGGVLAPDNDIEKALISGFYQCDENTLNMPIDVQNSQLARGTVYVGSGINSNTTTLIFVSSHSSAMYMRRRANSAWQPWVKMYHGDNLNPVETSRQVISGDGLQGGGSLATNRTLSVDSSVVRTSRTITAGSGLTGGGNLSSNRTLSVDSSVLRANQVQNSYTDDSIGKLLTVGAFGLGGGDPAWPNASLLDTSGMKTGFYRYANVTDRPSSAYGAVLYHREGGGETLLAIASAYSNSPNPTLYVNRKTSSTGSWSGWVTYYHTGNLSEAFPISKGESYWHELPNGWIEQGMNLTLPGGQTEIYAPWPTTFPNRASQYSASRLSAAVGPADIIGATLTRFGITINLPSTTSGPRTFSITVRGY; encoded by the coding sequence ATGGCGCTCAACATCACCATCACCGACGCTGGGCGTGCTGAAATCATCAACGCCAACAACACCGGCACCGCCCCCGTCACGCTCACCCATATCGGGTTTACCGCCGCCGCGTTCACGCCCAACGCCGGGCTCACCGCGTTGCCCAGTGAAATCAAACGGGTCAGCAGCATCGCGGGCGAGATCGTCGCGCCGGATACCATCAGCGTCACCGCCAAAGACGAAGGCCAAGACACCTACACCATCCGCGGCTTCGGGATTTTTACCGGGTCCGGCACCCTGTTCGCCGTGTATGGCCAAGCTGACCCTATTATCGAAAAGTCCAGCGGCTCCACCATGCTGCTCACCATCGATGTCGTGCTGGCCGACATCGACGCGGCCAGCCTGGAATTCGGCGACATCAGCTTCAGTAACCCACCCGCCAGCCTCACCACCCCTGGCGTGGTCACCCTCAGCAATGCCACCGACAGCACCGCCCAACACCAAGCCGCTACGCCGCGCGCGGTGAAGTCGGCCAACGACAATGCCAACACACGCCTAGCCAAAAGCCAGAACCTCGCCGACCTCACCAGCGCCGCCACGGCGCGAGTTAACCTTGGCCTGGGCGCATCGGCCACGCTCGGAAACACTGCGCTACGCACCTCCACCAGCACCACGCTTTTGCTACAAGCGGCGGCAATGAACGACCACCGCACCAGTGGCGACCACGACAACCGCTACCCCCAGCGCGGCAACAACCTAAGCGACCTGCCCAGCCCAAGCCAGGCGCGCAGCAACTTAGGCCTCGGTGCCTCCGCCACCATGGGCACCACCGCAAGCCGCACCTCCAGCAGCACTGCTACCGTGCTGCAAGCCAAGGCGATGAACGACCACCGTCAGAGTGATGATCACGATGGGCGGTATCCATTACTCACTAACACGGGATCGGCAGCGGCGCGAGATGTTCAAGAGAACGCGACTGACAACACATCGAACCGGCTAATGGAAGTAGGTGCTTTTGGCATCGGAAGCGGGGTCGCTCCTTACAAAAACAACTTAAATGATTTATTCGTAACAGGTATTTATCGTTTCGATACAAGCACATTAGGCGCGCCACCGCAGCTGGCATTGGGTATCGTGTTTGTACTAGGAGCTTATAACGCTACTCAAATCGCTGTACCACGAGCCACCACTAACTCGGTGTTACTAACACGCAGCTTTGCAAGCAATGAGTGGGGCGAATGGGTCGAGCTATACCACTCTGGGAACCTATCTCCAGTAGAAGTCAGTAGGCAAATTAGCACCGGTGATGGCTTGAAAGGGGGAGGTAACTTAGAAAGCAACCGTACGATTAGCGTGGACAGTAGCGTATTAAGAAAAAGCGATATTCAAACCGAACCGACGGATAACACAGCAGGAAAAATAATGGCGGTGGGGGCTTTCGGAATCGGCGTTTCGAAAGGAGGAGTACTAGCCCCCGATAACGACATAGAAAAAGCACTCATTAGCGGGTTTTATCAATGCGATGAAAACACGCTGAACATGCCAATAGATGTACAAAATAGTCAGCTCGCTCGAGGCACTGTCTATGTGGGTTCGGGAATTAACAGTAATACAACGACGCTCATTTTCGTCAGCTCTCACTCTAGCGCGATGTACATGCGAAGGCGCGCCAATAGTGCTTGGCAACCGTGGGTAAAAATGTACCACGGGGACAATCTAAATCCCGTCGAAACCTCTAGACAAGTAATTAGCGGCGATGGTCTCCAAGGAGGAGGAAGTCTTGCAACGAATAGAACTCTATCCGTTGACAGCAGTGTCGTTCGTACTAGTAGAACCATTACAGCAGGAAGCGGCTTAACAGGCGGTGGTAATTTATCGAGTAACCGAACGCTTAGTGTCGACAGCAGTGTACTGAGAGCTAACCAAGTTCAAAACAGCTATACAGACGATTCCATCGGAAAACTCTTAACGGTCGGAGCATTCGGCTTAGGGGGCGGGGATCCTGCCTGGCCGAACGCATCATTACTAGATACGTCCGGCATGAAAACAGGCTTTTATAGATATGCGAATGTGACTGATCGGCCATCCTCTGCCTATGGGGCTGTTCTTTATCATCGAGAAGGGGGTGGAGAAACACTTCTCGCGATCGCCAGTGCATACAGTAACTCTCCCAATCCCACACTTTACGTCAATCGCAAAACTTCCAGCACTGGGTCTTGGTCTGGCTGGGTAACCTATTACCACACAGGTAATCTTTCAGAGGCCTTTCCCATATCCAAAGGCGAATCCTACTGGCATGAACTCCCGAACGGCTGGATTGAGCAAGGCATGAACCTCACGTTGCCCGGTGGGCAAACAGAGATCTATGCCCCTTGGCCAACTACATTTCCTAACAGGGCATCGCAGTACAGCGCCTCACGCTTGTCGGCAGCCGTCGGGCCTGCCGATATCATCGGCGCCACGCTCACACGCTTTGGCATCACTATTAACCTGCCTTCCACCACCAGCGGGCCGCGTACCTTCAGCATTACAGTAAGGGGCTATTAA
- a CDS encoding phage tail tape measure protein, translated as MARNLRLQVMLNAVDRVTGPLKRMRQNAGHTGQAMRETRDQLKELQHTQSDLTSYRKANAAMRQNTRAMRDARARNQQYTQALEQQREAHANVKSGLTVARREYDRLARELLRTKQPSDQLTASLERARVRLHGQQSEFDRSARALREYRNRTRHAGEEVKRLTQNHATQTERIRGLKTRLDEAGISTDNLGRSARELRTKEERLNTALQEQKRHLSEVAERQRRLTQARDRYQNGMANVARAQGVGMGMFGTGIAQGYAASRLLMPGVAWGEQMSTLQAVGRFGADDERYQALREQSRELGGSTAFSATEVGGGQEFLLRAGMSAEAIQASMRDVLDLALANNTELARAADIASNIAGTFKIDMEADGAMARVADILSGTASRANVNLEMLGETMKYLGGSEDLDLTMEQAAAMAGLMGNIGIQGSMAGTAMRAMANRLTDPAKAGRDAMEQLNLEVADASGNMRAMPDILRDINNATRDLGNVERRALLSKIFGAEAGSGMTELVNGMSEGMLDDLINALQTNAGENAEMARVMADNLGGDLKSLRSAWEEVGISITDTNDGPLRQLVQNITTITRGVGEWIKANPELAGTIAKVAAGMIALATVGGAVTMTFASILSPLLFAKFAMTTLGIKVGGLGTALGWIAKTAIPWVAGALKGLLVAMGPIGWGIAAIAGAAYLIYKYWEPIKAFFVGLWQQVKAAFDEGVGGVARLLINWSPLGLIYNAFTSTLERLGVSVPEGFRTLGGFVIDGLLSGMGAKLAALREWVTGMASSVATWFKNVLGINSPSRVFEGFGINIVEGMINGIASMAGALRDQVMGMAGNIAGWVQEAMTSAWDSIGDGANRAMEWGRETAAGMGNGIRDGANRATESAANLANDVTGTVRNWLDINSPSRVFATIGNFVSQGLANGIEDDADSPIKQVRGLANNLRNAAGGLMLGAGLATNASAANIDTSAVQIDARPPLQSHASAAPSGGLVIHGGINIEVHAAPGMDEQALARMVNEQVQRALQDAERRAAAASRRNFHDND; from the coding sequence ATGGCACGTAATCTACGACTGCAAGTGATGCTCAACGCCGTGGACCGTGTCACCGGCCCACTCAAACGCATGCGCCAAAACGCTGGCCACACCGGCCAGGCCATGCGCGAAACCCGCGACCAGCTCAAAGAGCTACAGCACACCCAAAGCGACCTCACCAGCTACCGCAAGGCCAACGCCGCCATGCGGCAGAACACCCGGGCGATGCGCGACGCTCGAGCACGCAACCAGCAATACACCCAAGCACTCGAACAGCAGCGCGAAGCCCACGCCAACGTCAAATCAGGGCTCACCGTTGCCCGCCGCGAATACGACCGCCTCGCCCGCGAGCTACTACGCACCAAACAACCCAGCGACCAGCTCACCGCCTCGCTAGAACGCGCCCGCGTGCGCCTGCATGGCCAGCAAAGCGAGTTCGATCGCTCCGCCCGCGCCCTGCGGGAATATCGCAACCGAACCCGCCACGCAGGCGAAGAAGTCAAACGGCTCACCCAAAACCACGCCACGCAAACCGAGCGCATCCGTGGCCTAAAAACGCGCCTGGATGAAGCGGGCATCAGCACCGACAACCTGGGCCGAAGCGCCCGAGAGCTGCGCACCAAAGAGGAACGGCTCAACACCGCCCTGCAGGAACAGAAACGCCACCTCTCCGAAGTTGCCGAACGTCAGCGCCGCTTAACCCAAGCCCGCGACCGCTACCAAAACGGCATGGCCAACGTCGCCCGCGCCCAAGGCGTGGGTATGGGCATGTTCGGCACCGGTATTGCGCAAGGTTACGCCGCCAGCCGCCTGCTAATGCCAGGCGTCGCCTGGGGCGAACAGATGAGCACGCTACAAGCGGTCGGCCGCTTTGGGGCAGACGATGAACGCTACCAGGCGTTGCGTGAACAATCCCGCGAGCTAGGCGGCTCCACCGCGTTCAGTGCCACCGAAGTCGGCGGCGGCCAAGAGTTCCTGCTGCGCGCGGGGATGAGCGCGGAAGCCATTCAGGCCTCGATGCGCGACGTGCTCGATCTCGCCCTGGCAAACAACACCGAGCTAGCCCGCGCGGCGGATATCGCCTCCAACATCGCGGGCACCTTCAAAATCGATATGGAAGCCGACGGCGCAATGGCACGCGTCGCGGACATCCTCTCCGGTACTGCCAGCCGCGCGAACGTCAATCTGGAAATGCTCGGCGAAACCATGAAGTACCTGGGCGGCTCCGAAGATCTCGACCTCACCATGGAACAAGCCGCCGCCATGGCGGGCTTGATGGGTAACATCGGCATTCAAGGCAGCATGGCCGGTACCGCCATGCGCGCCATGGCCAACCGCCTGACCGACCCCGCGAAGGCAGGCCGCGACGCTATGGAACAGCTCAACCTCGAAGTGGCCGATGCCAGTGGCAACATGCGCGCCATGCCCGACATTCTCCGCGACATCAACAACGCCACGCGGGATCTCGGCAACGTGGAGCGCCGCGCCCTGCTCTCCAAAATCTTCGGCGCCGAAGCCGGGTCCGGCATGACCGAGTTGGTCAACGGCATGTCCGAAGGCATGCTGGACGACCTCATCAACGCCCTGCAAACCAACGCCGGGGAAAACGCCGAGATGGCCCGCGTCATGGCCGACAACCTCGGCGGCGACCTCAAGAGCCTGCGCAGTGCCTGGGAAGAAGTCGGCATCAGCATCACCGACACCAACGACGGCCCCTTGCGTCAGCTTGTACAGAACATCACCACCATCACGCGCGGCGTGGGCGAGTGGATCAAAGCCAACCCCGAGCTAGCGGGCACCATCGCCAAGGTGGCGGCGGGCATGATCGCCCTGGCCACGGTGGGCGGTGCCGTCACAATGACGTTCGCCAGCATCCTCTCCCCGCTGCTGTTCGCCAAGTTCGCCATGACCACGCTGGGCATCAAGGTCGGTGGCCTAGGCACCGCATTAGGCTGGATCGCCAAAACCGCCATCCCCTGGGTGGCCGGTGCGCTGAAGGGGCTATTAGTCGCCATGGGGCCAATCGGCTGGGGCATTGCCGCCATCGCCGGTGCCGCCTACCTGATCTACAAATACTGGGAACCCATCAAGGCGTTTTTCGTGGGCCTATGGCAGCAAGTGAAAGCTGCGTTTGATGAAGGCGTGGGCGGCGTCGCGCGCCTACTCATCAACTGGTCACCCTTAGGGCTGATCTATAACGCGTTTACCAGCACGTTAGAACGGCTGGGCGTCTCAGTGCCCGAAGGCTTCCGCACGCTAGGCGGCTTTGTGATCGATGGATTGCTGAGCGGGATGGGGGCAAAACTCGCCGCGTTGCGCGAGTGGGTCACCGGCATGGCCAGCAGCGTGGCCACTTGGTTTAAAAACGTGCTGGGCATCAACTCACCCAGCCGTGTGTTTGAAGGCTTCGGCATCAACATAGTGGAAGGCATGATCAACGGGATCGCCAGCATGGCCGGGGCTCTCCGCGACCAAGTCATGGGCATGGCGGGCAACATCGCCGGTTGGGTACAAGAAGCCATGACCAGCGCGTGGGACTCCATCGGTGATGGGGCAAACCGAGCCATGGAGTGGGGTCGGGAGACAGCGGCCGGAATGGGCAACGGCATCCGCGACGGTGCCAACCGTGCCACCGAAAGCGCCGCTAACCTCGCCAATGATGTCACTGGCACCGTGCGTAACTGGCTCGACATCAACTCCCCCAGCCGCGTGTTTGCCACCATTGGCAACTTCGTCTCACAAGGCCTGGCCAACGGTATCGAAGACGACGCCGACAGCCCCATAAAGCAAGTGCGCGGCCTTGCCAACAACCTGCGTAACGCCGCCGGTGGGCTCATGCTCGGTGCCGGGCTGGCCACCAACGCCAGCGCCGCCAACATCGACACCAGCGCGGTACAGATCGACGCCCGCCCACCGCTGCAAAGCCACGCCAGCGCAGCCCCCAGCGGCGGGCTAGTGATTCATGGCGGCATCAACATCGAAGTACACGCTGCCCCCGGCATGGATGAGCAAGCGCTGGCCAGAATGGTGAATGAGCAAGTGCAACGCGCCCTCCAAGATGCCGAGCGCCGCGCCGCCGCTGCCAGCCGCCGCAACTTCCACGATAACGATTGA
- a CDS encoding phage tail sheath protein codes for MTERFHGVRVTEINEGTRPIKTVSTAVIGLVATAPNASPGVAASVVIDGLEANGNLTYTAANVGVNGDNIRITHRDPGEPSTAINVAVADKHVTITLATDAEGEILSTADEVATAISADSAASALVSVAINGDGQGTPATVQAVRLTGGINEPFPLNEPVLLTNLYTAIANAGAGGTLRRALTAIVEETKAVVVVVRVEKGSDEQATAANVIGGVDQATGQKTGIQAFTAAETKFGVKPRIFGAPDLDTQAVTAALAGIAQQLRGFVYAYAHGCQTKEEARMYRENFGQREVMILWPNWQAFDVDAEETLPLPAVAKALGHRAKLDNQIGWHKTLSNMPVNGVTGISKDVSWDLQNPATDAGYLNDADVTTLIRKEGFRFWGSRTCSADPLFAFESYTRTAQVLADTIAEAHFWAVDKPMHPSLVRDIIEGVNAKFRELTRSGYILGGSAWFDEELNSPEVLKSGKLYIDYDYTPVPPLEDLTFQQRITDRYLVDFAARISE; via the coding sequence ATGACCGAACGCTTCCACGGCGTCCGTGTGACCGAGATCAACGAAGGCACGCGCCCTATCAAAACCGTATCCACCGCCGTCATCGGGCTGGTGGCCACCGCGCCCAATGCCAGCCCCGGCGTCGCCGCCAGTGTCGTAATCGATGGCCTTGAGGCCAACGGAAACCTTACCTACACCGCCGCCAATGTCGGTGTGAATGGTGACAACATCCGAATCACCCACCGTGACCCCGGCGAGCCCTCCACCGCCATCAACGTCGCAGTAGCCGATAAACACGTCACCATTACGCTCGCCACCGATGCCGAAGGCGAGATCCTCAGCACCGCCGATGAAGTGGCCACCGCCATTTCAGCGGATAGCGCCGCCTCGGCGCTGGTCAGCGTGGCCATCAACGGCGATGGCCAAGGCACCCCGGCCACTGTCCAAGCCGTGCGCCTCACCGGCGGCATCAATGAACCCTTCCCGCTGAACGAACCGGTGCTGCTCACCAACCTGTACACCGCCATCGCCAACGCCGGGGCAGGCGGCACGCTGCGCCGCGCGCTGACGGCCATCGTGGAAGAAACCAAAGCCGTGGTGGTCGTGGTGCGCGTCGAAAAAGGCAGTGACGAACAAGCTACCGCCGCCAACGTGATCGGCGGCGTAGATCAAGCCACTGGGCAGAAAACCGGCATTCAAGCGTTCACAGCCGCCGAGACCAAGTTCGGCGTAAAACCGCGCATTTTCGGCGCGCCGGATCTCGACACCCAAGCCGTCACCGCCGCCCTCGCAGGCATCGCCCAGCAGCTACGCGGTTTCGTGTACGCCTACGCCCACGGCTGCCAAACCAAAGAAGAAGCCCGCATGTACCGGGAAAATTTTGGCCAGCGCGAAGTGATGATCCTCTGGCCCAACTGGCAAGCGTTCGATGTCGACGCCGAAGAAACCCTCCCGCTGCCCGCCGTCGCCAAAGCACTCGGCCACCGCGCCAAGCTGGATAACCAGATCGGCTGGCACAAGACGCTTTCCAACATGCCCGTGAATGGCGTCACCGGCATTAGCAAAGACGTCTCCTGGGATCTGCAAAACCCCGCCACCGATGCGGGCTATCTGAACGACGCCGACGTCACCACGCTGATCCGCAAAGAAGGCTTCCGATTCTGGGGCTCTCGCACCTGCTCAGCAGATCCGCTCTTCGCGTTCGAGTCCTACACCCGCACCGCGCAAGTGCTGGCGGATACCATCGCCGAAGCCCATTTCTGGGCCGTCGATAAACCCATGCACCCCAGCCTGGTGCGCGACATCATCGAAGGCGTTAACGCCAAGTTCCGCGAACTCACCCGCAGCGGCTACATCCTCGGCGGCTCCGCCTGGTTTGATGAAGAGCTGAACAGCCCCGAGGTGTTGAAGTCCGGCAAGCTCTACATCGACTACGACTACACCCCGGTACCGCCCCTGGAAGACCTCACCTTCCAGCAGCGCATCACCGACCGTTACTTGGTCGACTTCGCCGCCCGCATCAGCGAATAA
- a CDS encoding GpE family phage tail protein, translating to MADLAMVFHWEPQAMDGMELDELMEWRERARKRHEGAKPKGGKQGKK from the coding sequence ATGGCGGATCTCGCCATGGTGTTCCACTGGGAGCCACAAGCCATGGACGGCATGGAACTCGACGAACTCATGGAATGGCGCGAACGCGCCCGCAAACGCCACGAAGGCGCCAAGCCCAAAGGTGGCAAGCAAGGCAAAAAGTAA
- a CDS encoding GPW/gp25 family protein has product MPGMNVQTGKRLDGIDHIRQSVDDIITTPIGSRVMRRDYGSLVPELLDMPMNDALLMQVYAATIIAVTRWEPRIQITGARRTVDTQQHGAVVIELQGRTADGQAMNVGVPLA; this is encoded by the coding sequence ATGCCCGGCATGAACGTCCAAACAGGCAAGCGGCTGGATGGCATCGACCACATCCGCCAAAGCGTTGACGACATCATCACCACGCCCATCGGCTCCCGCGTCATGCGCCGCGACTACGGCAGCCTTGTGCCCGAGCTGCTCGACATGCCCATGAATGACGCCCTCCTCATGCAGGTCTACGCCGCCACCATCATCGCCGTCACCCGCTGGGAACCACGCATTCAAATCACCGGCGCGCGCCGCACCGTCGACACCCAGCAACACGGTGCCGTGGTGATCGAGCTGCAAGGCCGCACTGCCGATGGCCAAGCCATGAACGTAGGAGTGCCCCTGGCATGA
- a CDS encoding phage major tail tube protein translates to MLPNILKDFNLFGDGNNWQGMVPELTLPELARRMVEYEGGGMDGPIEVDHGNELQTFEWTLGGMTVAGLFDTYGSPIHDAALLRMTGSYESDEDGSIIPVEIVMRGRHKTINLGDASKGDNNQISVTTTLSYFKLTVDGEDVIERDVPGYVFNVRGEDRLAQRRRALGL, encoded by the coding sequence ATGCTTCCCAATATCCTCAAAGACTTTAACTTGTTCGGCGACGGCAACAACTGGCAGGGCATGGTGCCCGAGCTAACGCTGCCCGAACTCGCCCGCCGCATGGTCGAGTACGAAGGCGGCGGTATGGACGGCCCCATCGAAGTCGACCACGGCAACGAACTGCAAACCTTCGAATGGACCCTCGGCGGCATGACCGTCGCCGGTCTGTTCGATACCTACGGCAGCCCCATTCACGACGCCGCCCTACTCCGCATGACAGGCTCTTACGAATCCGACGAAGACGGCAGCATCATCCCGGTCGAGATCGTCATGCGCGGCCGCCATAAAACCATCAACCTCGGCGATGCCAGCAAAGGCGACAACAACCAAATCAGCGTCACCACCACGCTGAGCTACTTCAAGCTCACGGTGGACGGCGAAGACGTGATCGAGCGCGACGTGCCCGGCTACGTGTTCAACGTGCGCGGCGAAGATCGCCTCGCCCAGCGCCGTCGCGCCCTCGGCCTATAA
- a CDS encoding phage tail assembly protein has product MTDNTEAQAVEATEAKPATAPGVPTETVELETPLQRGKTLVKEITVRKPMSGGMRGVSLVDIMNLDVAALTKVMPRITTPALTEAELKTMDIVDLVQLGTALNGFLTPKKFKEIEA; this is encoded by the coding sequence ATGACCGACAACACCGAAGCCCAAGCCGTAGAAGCCACCGAAGCCAAGCCCGCCACTGCCCCCGGCGTACCCACTGAAACCGTCGAGCTCGAAACCCCGCTACAGCGTGGCAAAACGCTGGTGAAAGAGATCACCGTGCGCAAGCCGATGAGTGGCGGCATGCGCGGCGTCAGCTTGGTGGACATCATGAACCTGGACGTAGCCGCCCTCACCAAAGTCATGCCCCGCATCACCACGCCCGCGCTCACCGAAGCCGAGCTGAAAACCATGGACATCGTGGATCTCGTGCAACTCGGCACGGCGCTGAACGGTTTTTTAACCCCAAAGAAGTTCAAGGAAATCGAAGCCTAG